The following is a genomic window from Saccopteryx bilineata isolate mSacBil1 chromosome 4, mSacBil1_pri_phased_curated, whole genome shotgun sequence.
tattatttattcattttaaagaggtgagagaatgagagaaagagacagagagagagagagagagagagagagagaagggaggagaagcaggaatcatcaactcccatatgtgccttgaccaggcaaacccaaggttttgaaccggcgacctcagcattccaggtcggctctatccactgtgccaccacaggtcaggcagaaatgagGCCTCTTTAAAAGAGGCCGGATAATGTTCCTTAATTTTGTCTACAAAGCTAACCAGGGAAATTCCCATGATGtcagttttcttcattttataaaattaattcttaaaaatttttattgattttagagagaggaaggggggagagagagagaaagacatcaattttttgttccacttatttatgcattcattggttgattcttttttttccccaggtgattttagaatatgtttattaaagctggggaaggtgaggtttgacctgtggtggtgcagtgggtaaagcattcgacctggaatgctgaggtcgctggttcaaaactctgggcttgcccagacaaggcacatacgggaagcaactactaggagttgatgcttcccgctctcccacctccctttttctctctctcctctttctaaaaaaaaaaaaaaaaaaaaagctggggaaggTGAAAGAAACTAGGAAGGGTAGGAAGGGcttaggagagaagagagaaaaaacaacaggagagagcctaggaggggctgctctggctcactgagaaggcagagaaagaggacttggagacaggttcagggggttagcccaggatgagctgcctcCACTGTTCCTGATGCATACCTGTGGgagcagggggtggaggggggaggtgCTGGCTTGCTCCCAGGAGGGAGCATGCacttggttgagtcttgtatgtgtcctaacaggagatggaaccagcaaccttggcgaactggggatgatgctctaagcaactgagctaactgTCATAAATGCCAATTTTCAAAGTCTTAGAATAGCAGACTACTATTGCTTTGACCCCATGCAAAGACTAAAGTTTACCCAATAGGTTTCCAGGCTTGCAACAATGTTCATCACAGCTTCCATGAGTAGAACATTCTAAGCAGCTTTGGAAACACTGtcaggttttctttgttgtttttttttttttgttgttttttttttaatctcaggtCACTCCCTCCAAAAGGTAGTGGAAATAAatttgaataaacaaaacaggttTGCTGAAAATAAAACCAGGACTCCTAACTGCTCCAGTCAGCCTGTTTCCACAGGGCCTTCCCTGTCAGTCTGTCAGCACTGTGCTAGGCGAGCAGTATCTGGCCTCCAGCAATGTACCAGGTGAGTGCGCAGAGGCCCAGGGCTCGGGAACAGTTGCAAGTGGGAAAGTGGCAGGGACATTGCTGGGGGTGGAAGGAAGCTGGGCTCCAAGGTTTGGGTCGGGAGGCTAGGTAGAGCTGGAAACTAGGATCTCAGGGAACAACTGGGAGAGGGGCACCCACACTGTGGGAGTAATTCTCTCACTGGCCTTTTTCTACAGGTGGTTGTCTTCTTAGCAATAGTCATGGGAACCCATACCCTCAGCTTGCGGCTTCGGAAGGACTGCACCCACTGGCCCAGCTGCTTCCTCAGCAATGGACAGTACTCCACTGAAGACTTGCTGAAGTTGAACACTGTGCTCATGCCACCCCCAGAGACTGCAAGCCTCACCCACCACCCAATATCCTGCAGGGCCAGCGAAGATGGACCCCTCAACAGCAGGTCCATCTCCCCCTGGAGATATGAGTGAGTCTATTGTCCCCTCCTGAAGGCTTGCATGTGTGCTGggcagggtgtgtgtgaggggacCAGGGAGTTCTACTTAGTTCCATCTTCCCTGCCCCTTTTTACCTCATAGAGGCCTGAAAGGTTTGGGTGTTAGACAAGGCCTAGTCTGGGTCCTGGCTCTGACTTTTACTGGGTGACCCTGTCCAATTACTGAAGGTTTTAAAGTTCAGGTTATTTTTCATCTGTAAGATGAGATAATACCTTATAGGCTGATGTGCAGATCAtatgaaataatgtatataaaatctatatttaatatataaaatgttagttttctccttttctcctcttccttcattCCTATAGGGGCCATGCTTTTCTAACTAGAATATCTGGGAATCATGGTATGATACAGGCACAAAGCATCCTAATACCAAGTGCTCCACCCTGGGATGTGAGTGGGTTATAAATATACTAGGATAATGAAACCCTCAGCTCGGGGGGCAGCTGGGTGGTTGGAGCACCAGGCTATTTACTTTGGACCATGAACAGTCTTATGTGCCACACAAATATTATAATTCTCTATTTGTCCCATAATGTGAGAAGTATTAGGAAGCACCAAACTAGGGATAATGAgacaaaatactaaaaattaggCCTTAGGGATCCCAAACATATTTCTCCTTCTGTCTTGTCCTCTCAGGATGTCTGTGTTCCCACTACTCATAAGTCTAGTCTGGCTTAACCTTGGCTTTGGGGTGGAAGGAGAAGTTCAGTGGGTAGAGAGAGagggttggctttttttttttttcagagacagagagagagagttacagagagagataggtagggacagacagacaggaacagagagagatgagaagcatcaattatcagtttttcgttgtgacatcttagttgttcattgattgctttctcatatttaccttcgagtaaccccttgcttgagccagcgaccttgggtccaagctggtgagcttttgctcaaaccagatgagcctgtgctcaagctggtgacctcagggtcttaaacctggatcctcggcatcccagtctgacgctccatccactgcgccacctcctggtcaggcaggttggCTTTGATTGAGACTAGAGCTAGGGTTCAGACTCCCAGTCACCATGATTTGAAATGGTCTCAGAAGGCTGGCTAGGTCCTGGGCTAAATGTGAAGGAAAGAAGCCCCTTTGGGAAAGTTGTGGGTCAGATGGCTAACTTGGCTTGGGTCCAGACCCTTCGTGGGGAGGCTGTGAGCCCCTAAAAACCACTCAGGTTGTCTTTCCCAAAGTGGGTTCTTTGCAAACACTCATTCCACAAGCTGTTCCTCAGAGAAAAGTGATGATGTCAGGCAAGTGTGAGTAAAGCCACTCCAGCCCTGATGCCTTGAGACACACAATGTGTTCAGCAAGTGTGCAAGAAGTCCGCAGAAAACACCCATGAAACTTATTTGACCACAGACCCCTTCTCTTGCAAGGTACTTAATAAGGAACccactttggaaaacactgtGCTAGCTGAGCCCTAGCTTCTGAGGGCGTGTCTGCGTGGAACATACCCTTACAACCTAGCAGCTATTTCTTGCTAGGCTTTGGAGTCCCAGACCTATGGAATACCtacttttcacctttttttttttttttttttaccataagatCCTTTCAGAATAAGTAAAGTCTCACCATGGACTCTAGCatcttcttataaaaatatatgcacagTGTTAGAGGAAGTCCGGGAAATGATTGACAGTGACACCCTCTGGGGAGTGAAACTGGTGGGGAGATAGACTATATTagtcttcattttatatatttctttaccgtaagagagtttttattttataattaaaaacactctaaaacataaaaacaattacAAAGAGAAAGCTGACGCAGAGCCCGGTGTGATGTCAGAGCGGAGCTGGTCTGATGGAGGCTCAGCAGGAGCCTGCTCACCTGCCCCTGTCCCCCTAAGCATTCCAGGACCTGTTGGAAAGCCACTCTTCCATCCCGACCCTCACTGTTGGGAAAAATAGAGGAGGGGGTGATTTGTTCAAAGTTACCTAGCAGGTGGGGGCCTGAGCTAGGGCAGGAAGCCAGGCCTCCCAACCACACCATTTCCTTCCTTTGCCTTGCGCACCCACCCTGGCCCTCCCTGCTTCCGCCCAGCCAGCTTCCCTCCAGGGCCTGACTGATGAGTGCCACCCCCACAGGTTGGACAGGGACTTGAATCGGCTCCCACAGGACCTGTACCACGCCCGTTGCCTGTGTCCACACTGTGTCAGTCTACATACAGGCTCCCACATGGATCCCCGGGGCAACTCGGAGCTTCTCTACCACAACCAGACTGTCTTTTACCGCCGGCCGTGCCCTGGAGATGAGGGCACCCATGACGGCTACTGCCTGGAACGTAGGCTCTACCGTGTCTCCTTGGCTTGTGTGTGTGTACGGCCCCGTGTGATGGCCTAGTCATGCTGCCCATGGCTGGTCCCCGGTCGGTACACTGGAGCTGGGTATACAACCGTCAACTACAACGAGCCAGAATGCCTGAGTGCTCAGCGCCTCCAAAGCATCACCTGGAGCAGGAGGACCGTGGGACAGAATGGGGACTTTAGAGGAGAACACACTTTGCACTTTCTGGAGTGGATGGGAAGTGCAGGTGAAGTAAAGGGAGCAGCAGCTACTGTGGCCACTGGATGCTGGCACTCTGGCGTTTCCTCCCATCCCGGTCCTCAAAGCTCTGCCCACTCCTGGAGGCCACCACTccgtctcttcctctcctcccatccCAGCTGCCCTCGCCAAGCACAAGCACTTTCTTCATATTTCCCCCTTTGCCAACAGAGAGCCACTCACTgcgtttgtttgttcatttgttcattcattcattcactcattcatccatccatcaaacAGTCAGTGAGGATGTTACTAGTCTTCTGACCTGGGTGACTCTGAGGAAGAGGCTGTTATTGAAGATGGAGAGACTTATCCAAATAAATAATCTGTATTTAAAAGTGGCTTAATTTGTCTTTGGCATCCTGGTGCCCAACCGTCTTGTGGTCCCAGCCCagtccctgcccctcccacagccagccctCACCTACCTCTCTCCAGCGTTTCCGAGGTGGTCACCCATCCCTCTCCTCTCCGGCTCCCTGGTCCACCCCTGAACACCAGGGTGGGGGTCAGGCCACCCCCTGGTATGCTGGAGAGACAGAGGCCCATTGAGGCACTGCAGCAGGAACACAGCGCCCCCTTGTCCCCCCAACAATCTGCCTTTGTCTTTCGTCTTGGCTGCTACAGCTGAGGCCTGGGGATGCTGCTGGGCTGGATTCCagctcccacccccccaccccctaaaaggaaaagggagaaaagacgGGCTGAGGAAGAGGGTTAAGGTTAGGGGAGGGGACACAAACTTCTCTAGGCTTAGGTCCTTGGGGTTCCTAGTCCAGCCCGTTTCTTGGCTCCACTCCCAGCTCCTCCTGGTCTCCACagacctcctcctctcccctctcctcccttctccaagCACGGGGGAGGCTTGGCTCCTCCTCcgcagcccctcccctcccatgtgCCTCCTGGGAGCCGGTGCAGGCACCAGCAGGGCCACTCTGGGCAGCTGGGTGGAGGCCCATCGGGGCAGGCCTCCCTCGGTGGCCCCCTTCTCCTAGGACTCAAGTAGGCCTGCACACTTCACTTTCAGGTTTCTCAAAGTGCCTTCCTTCTGCAGTCTGCTTCCCCAACCTGCCAGGTTTCCGTCTTCCTGTTTCCCTGCCTGGGCTGCTGGCCGCGAGGGGCTGCGCCTGGTGGGCCCTGTGGAGATGCTCAGTGCTCTGGATCACCGGGACCGGCCCCCTGAGGGGGGCACAGCTGCAGGGCTCCAGGGCTTCGCTGTGGACAagaccttcctctcctccctcaaaGGCATCCTGCTGGAAGCTGAGCTGGTAACAGCAGCCACCCCAACCCGGCACCTCCCTGTCTCCTAGCCCTGgccaccctgccctgcccaccacCCCCTTCCCAGGCTTTCCGGCTACACCTCTTACCCGTAGCTGCCCCTCCTtcagctcctccctgccttcctgctgCCTCTGCATCTGGAGGCAGTAACAGCAGGTTTCAGTGGTGATAGGAAGGGTTGAAGTTAGACAGGACAGCTTTCTGGGGTATCGATGGAGTTGCAAGACACAGGGACAAGATGAAGGTGGCACCAGCCTGTCTTTCCCAGGCTCTAAGGTGGCCACTTCTTGGCATGTCCAAGAAGTCCAACTATCGAAAAGGGCAGACTTCCTGCAGTCTTGTTGTATCTGTTGTCTGCTCCCCATGAACATCTGTTTCCAGGAAAGGATCTTCCTCTAGTCACTTAGCAGGGCCTTGGTGTGAAGGCACATATGTCATCCTACAGC
Proteins encoded in this region:
- the IL25 gene encoding interleukin-25, with the translated sequence MRLGALRRGGLISCPESSSYLYYDLVPKALNSLTGLFLQVVVFLAIVMGTHTLSLRLRKDCTHWPSCFLSNGQYSTEDLLKLNTVLMPPPETASLTHHPISCRASEDGPLNSRSISPWRYELDRDLNRLPQDLYHARCLCPHCVSLHTGSHMDPRGNSELLYHNQTVFYRRPCPGDEGTHDGYCLERRLYRVSLACVCVRPRVMA